Below is a genomic region from Helicobacter pylori.
GGTGGAAGTTTTGAAATTGGATAACACTTTAATCAAACCTTATAGGATTTTTATGAACCATGTTTTAGATTATGAAGGCTATCGCTTTTTCCAATCTTCCTATGATACAGATGAAAAAGGCACAATCCTTTCTGTCAATAAAGATCCGGGTAAAATCCCCACCTATTTAGGGTATGCGATGCTTATTTTGGGGGCTTTGTGGTTGCTTTTGGATAAAAATGGGCGTTTTTTAAAGCTTTCACGCTTTTTAAAATCCCAACAAGTTGCTAGTTTCTTGATCGCTTTAATTTTGATCAGCCCTTTTACTTCCTCGTTCGCCAATGAAGCTCCAATTGACATGCATGGGGGAAAAAGCGCTCAAATAGAACGACAAAGCGTAGAAAATCCCGCCAATAAAGAAGATTCTAAAAGCGCGATTTTAGAGCGTTTGAAGCGTTTAAGAGAGTATTCCAAAGACCACTTAAAAGCCTTTCAAAGGCTTCAAGTCCAGGATTTTGACGGGCGTATCAAACCCCTTGATACCATTAGCATTGAATACATCCATAAGATTTTAAAAAAAGATGATTTTCAGGGGCTAAACGCCATGCAAGCGCTTTTAGGGATCATGTTTTTCCCCAATGATTGGCGCAGTATTAAGATGATTTACACTTCTAGTAAAGCCTTAAGAAAGCTTATCGGCACGCCTTTAGATGAGAGCCGTATCGCTTTTAGAGATGCGTTTGATAGCCGTGGGTATAAATTAAAAAATCTTGTTGAAGAAGTCAATCAAAAATCCCCTAACGAGCGCAACGAGTTGGATAAAGATGTCTTAAAAGTAGATGAACGCATCAACTTAGTCTATACGCTTTTTAGCGCTCAATTTTTACGCATTTTCCCTAGCGATAAAACCACTGCTTGGCTCTCACCCATTGAAGCGATCAACAGCTCTAATAAAGAAATTTCAAGCGTGGCAACGGGGTTTTTAAAAAATATTTTTAGCGGGTTTGATGACGCTTTAAAAACCAATCAATGGGATAAGGTAGAAAAAACCCTAAAAGATTTAAGCATTTACCAGCAAGAGCATGCCAAAAACCTCTATTTACCCTCTTCTAAAGTGGATTCTGAAATTTTTTTAAACCACACCAATTTTTTTAACAGCCTGACCCTTCCTTATATCCTTCTAGGGTTATTGCTTTTTATCGTTGTGATCAGCTCTCTTGTTAAAAACACGATTCCAAATATTTGGCTCACTAAAACCCTTTATATGGCTATCTTGCTTTGCGCGATCGCTCATTCTATGGGGCTAGTTTTACGCTGGTATGTGAGCGGGCATTCGCCTTGGAGCAACGCTTATGAGTCCATGCTTTATATCGCATGGGCTTCTGTTATTGCAGGGTTTGTTTTACGCTCCAAACTCGCGCTATCGGCCTCTAGCTTTTTAGCCGGTATCGCGCTCTTTGTGGCCCATTTAGGCTTTATGGACCCTCAAATTGGCCATTTAGTGCCGGTGTTAAAATCCTATTGGCTCAATATCCATGTCTCTATCATCACCGCTAGTTATGGCTTTTTGGGCTTGTGTTTTGTGCTAGGGATTTTGAGTTTGGTTTTGTTTATTTTGCGCAAACAAGGGCGTTTCAATTTAGACAAAACCATTCTTTCCATTAGCGCTATCAATGAAATGAGCATGATTTTAGGCCTGTTTATGCTCACGGCCGGGAATTTCTTAGGCGGGGTGTGGGCGAATGAATCTTGGGGGCGCTATTGGGGGTGGGACCCTAAAGAAACCTGGGCGTTGATTTCTATTTGCGTCTATGCTTTAATCTTGCATTTGCGTTTTTTAGGCTCTCAAAATTGGCCCTTTATTTTAGCGAGCAGCAGCGTGCTAGGGTTTTACTCGGTTTTAATGACTTATTTTGGCGTGAATTACTACCTTTCTGGCTTGCACAGCTATGCCGCAGGCGATCCCTTGCCGATCCCTACTTTTTTATACTTTTTGGTAGCGATACCTTTTGCTCTCGTGATCTTGGCGTATTTCAAACGCCATTTGAGTTTGCCTAAATTAGTTTAAAGGAGAAATTGTTTCAAAACACCTCTTTTAAAATCTATCGCAAAGCCTATCAAAAATCCTTACCCTTGTTGCACACCATAAGGAGATGGATTAAAAAATAAGTTTGTAAAACAAACCCATCAAACCCCTTGCGCTATCATCGCAGACGCTACTTTTCTAAAGCCAGCGATATTAGCCCCTAAAACAAAATTAGTAGGGTCTTTAAACTCTTTAGCGGTTTGAGAGACATTCTTATAAATCTCTTTCATAATGTGGTGTAATTTCGCATCCACCACTTCAAAACTCCAAGGGTGCATGCTCGCGTTTTGCGCCATTTCCAAGCCGCTCACGCTCACCCCCCCAGCATTAGCCGCCTTGCCTATGCCATAAGAAATCTTAGCCTGTAAAAACAATTCAATCGCTTCATTGCTTGAGGGCATGTTCGCCCCTTCAGCCACGCATTTGCACCCGTTAGAAAGGAGGGTTTTAGCGTCTAAAACGCTCAATTCATTCTCAGTCGCGCTAGGAAAAGCCGCAAAACAAGGCACATGCCATATGGCATTCCCCCCTTTGGGGTAATTTTCTATAGGGGTGTATTTCGCGCTTGGTTTTTCTAGGGCGTATTCTTTGATCCTCCCACGACGCACTTCTTTAACCTCTTTCAAAAGCTCTAAATCAATGCCGTCTTTATCATAAATCATGCCATTAGAATCGCTCGCTGTTACCGGTTTGGCTCCTATTTGAAGCAATTTTTCAATGGTGTAAATTGAGACATTACCGCTCCCAGAAACGCTGCAAACCTTACCCTCTAAAGAGCTGTTCCTTTCTTGCAGCATTTCTTCAGCAAAATACACGCACCCATAACCGGTAGCTTCTTTTCTGCACAAGCTCCCCCCATAAGTTAGCCCCTTACCGGTCAATACGCCTTCAAAACGATTGACTAATTTTTTGTATTGCCCAAACAGATAGCCAATCTCTCTTTCGCCCACTCCAATATCCCCGGCTGGCACATCAGTCGTGGCTCCAATATGGCGGTATAATTCATTCATGAACGCCTGGCAAAAACGCATGATCTCATGCTCGCTCTTCCCTTTAGGGTCAAAATCGCTCCCCCCCTTAGCACCCCCCATAGCCAAAGTGGTGAGCGAATTTTTCAACACTTGCTCAAAGCCTAAAAACTTGATCACGCTTTCATTCACGCTAGGGTGGAATCTCAAGCCCCCCTTATAAGGGCCAATAGCTGAATTGAATTCAACCCTACACCCCCGATTGACTTGGATTTGATGGTTATCATCTAGCCAACACACCCTAAAAAAAATCTCCCTTTCAGGCTCAATCAAACGCTCTAAAATGGCATGCTTTTCATAACTTTTATCGCTGTCTAAAAGGGGTTTTAAAGAAGTGATAGCTTCATAAACGGCCTGATGGAACTCTTTTTGATAGGGGTATTTTTTCTGTAAAGATTGGAGGATTTTTTCAATATACATAAGCGGCATCCTTTATGATTTTAAGTGTTTTTATTGTAACACTAAAAGGGTAATTAAGTTTTAACTTTATCTTAAAAAACTTTTTAAAACGCCCACAAACCCTCTATCAAAGCCGCTCAAATCCTTGTAAAACTTTGCATCATAACCGCAAAATTCTAAGCATTCTTTCAAGCTTTTTAACTGGTCATACCCCATTTCACAAGCCAAAAAAGGGATTTTTAATCCAGCGGCTAAAAAAATGATTTCTTTTAAGATTTCATCGCCTTTAACCCCCCCAAAAAGGGCTTTGTGCGGTTCTTTGAGAACGGATTTTTCCAAAGGATAACCACTAGCGATATAGGGCGGGTTAGAGACAAGCATTTGTATCGTTGGCATGCGATCCCAAAGATGCGTTTTTTTTAAAAAAACACGCTCTTTTAGACAAAAGCGTTCAATATTTTTGGACGCCACTTCTAAAGCTTTTAATGAAACATCGCTTGCATGAATGGAAATTTTGGGGTTTTCCAAAGCCAAACTAACAGACACGCAAGCACTCCCTACGCCTATTTCGCCTATCTCTTTTAAGTGGTATTGAGAAATAATATCAAGGGCTTTTTTAACCAAAATCTCCGTTTCAGGCCGTGGGATTAAAACATGCTCATTCACGAAAAAAGAGCGCCCGTAAAAATCACAGCTTTCTAATAAATACTCTATGGGGCAGTCATTCAAGCGCTTTTCTACCAATTCAAAAAAGCACACCTCTTCTTCGTGGTTTAACTCTAAATAGGCATGCGTGTGCAAAAAAACCCTTTCTTTTTGCAAGACAAAGCCTAATAAAATTTCAGACTCTAATCCCCCCCTAAAACCTTTTTGCGATAATCCTTTTTTGGCTTTATTTAGGGCTTGTGAAAGGGTCATTCAATTTCATAATCCAAAGCTTTCAAGCGCTCTAATAGGGGCGGGTGCGTGAAATGCAAGAAAACATAAAAAGGGTGCGAATAGGGGAACGCTTTATTTTCACTCACAATAGACACTAACGCTTTGGCTAAAACCTCTTTAGAGCTTAAACTCGCCCCAAACTTGTCCGCATTGTATTCATTCTTTCGGCTAAAAAACCCGATCAAAGGCATAGCGTAAAAAGAAAATACCGGCAAAAATAAGAGTAAAATCGCAATCAAACTCGCTGGCGTTTGTGAGACATTGAAGCCTTCAAAAACGATCGGTGGCAAATGAGCGATCAAAGCAAAAACAAGAGCGAGTAAGCCTCCCATAATCCCTAAACTTTTCAACAAATCCTTATTTTTAAAATGCCCTAATTCATGCCCTAAAATGGCTAAAAGCCCTTCTGTCCCAACTTTAGAGATCAAAGTGTCAAACAACACCACCCGCTTGTTTTTACCCAAGCCCCCAAAATACGCATTCAAACGCCCATCCCTCTTGCTAGCGTCCATCACAAAAATGCCTTCGGATTTAAAACCCACTTTATCCATCATGCCCTCAATTTGACTCTCTAAATCCCTATTATTCAAGGGGGTGAATTGGTTGAAAAGCTGAGCGATTTTAGGGTAAAAAAGATTAGCCAAGATCATAAAAACAAACACGACAAAAAACGAGCTGATCTCCCAATGTTCCACATGTTCAATGATCATAATAAGAGTGTAAATCAACAACAATCCCACGCTTAAAGTGAGCAATAACCCTTTGAAAAAATCCTTAAAAAACAACGACAAACTCACCTTAGAAAAGCCAAATTCCTTATCCAAATGCATGGTGGTGTAGTAGCTAATGGGTAAAGACAAAACGCTTTGAATCGCTAAAAACAACAAGGCAAACACCAAGTAACCTAGCGTTTCAGAAAGGTTTAAATAATGCGTGAGATCTTCTAAATGCGTCAAACCAAAAAAGACCCAACCAGCAAAGATTATCCCGTCTAAAATTTGAGAAATAATGGATAATTGCATTTTCCTAATGGCATAATTCCCCGCTTCTTCATAATCCTTTTGTGGGAGTAAAACAGGCTTCTCGCAGAGCTTTTGACGGATAAATTTCAATTGCAAAATATCGCCCACAATGTAAGGAGTCGTAAAAAAGAGCAAATAAAAAATACAAATTATCATATCTATCCATATGTCAAGCATGTTCTAAACTCCTTTCTCAATCAATTTGCCAATAAAAGTGTAGGAATTATAACAATTTTTCAAAAATTTGCCATAATATTAAATAAATATGGTAGAAAAAAGAGGCTGTTTTTGAGCGTTTTTAATCCAATCGTAAAAAGCTGTGTTATGCAACCCGCTATAAACAAAAAGGTTTGTCATGCCCCATTCTTTTAAAAAGCGTTTTTTAATCCTTTACGCCCTTTCTACCTTGCTTTTAGTGGGGGTTTTGTTAGCGTTATTTTTCTTTTATGCGAAAAATAACCTCTTAGAAAACACCCAAATACGCATGCAATACACCGCTGATGCGATCGCTAAAAGCCTTTTAGAATTGGATAATGCCCATTCTTTAGAGCCTTTAAAAACCTTAGAAGAACGATTCAAAAACACCCCCTTTGTCTTATTAGATGAGAAAAACAAAGTCAAGTTTTCTAATATCGGGGCGTTTGTGGCCTCTTTTAAAAATGACGCCTTAATCAAAACCCCTTATTTTACGCTTAAAAAACAAGGCTTTTATTTCACAGACAGCACCCCAACGAACCGCTTGGGGGTTTCTAAAATCATTATTGCAGAAGAAGAGATTCAAAAAAATTTTATCCCCCTTTATAAAATAATAGGCTATGTGTTTTTGGGCGCGAGTTTGTTTGTCGTGCTAATAGCTATATGGCTTTATAAAATCCAATCAAACTAAGTAAAAATTATTTTTCCACCAATACAGGCTTATTTTTAAAGCTTTTAAGCGCATTTTCAAGCTGTTTTAGGGCTTCTTCTTTCGTTTTATAAGGGTCAATAAAATAATGCGTGAGGGAGTCTTTTTTCTTTATTTGGTGAGGGAAAGTTTTGAGCGTTTGCAAAAAATCCTTACTGGGCGCATTCAAAAAAGCCCCTACTTGCAAATAATACCCTTTAGGGATACTCGCATCTTTTAAGCTGGGTTTTACTAAGCTCTTTTTATTTTCGTTTTTAGGCAGCTCTTTTGTTAGGGGCTTGGATTCATTAAGAGCGAGCACTTGCTTATGGGCTTTCTTGATTTTTCTTTTCACCTTTTTGCTTTCTATGTAAAAATCATATAAATCATGGATTCTTTGCTTCACATAAGCTTCATAGCAATTCTCATAAATTGGGCTATTTTCAATAGAAGCTTTAGGGCTTATGAGCATGACCAACGCCACGCATTCTTCATGGGCGACTTTGAGCCATTCTTCTTCGCTTTGCTCTAGGATTTCTTTGATTTTAGGGAACTCATACTGCGTGCCTTTCCCCATATTTTCTAACATTTCTATAAGTTCTTCATGGACTTGATTGAGTCTTAATTGGATAGGGGGTAAATTTTTAGGCGTATTTTGAACGCTTTTAAGATCGGCTTTTTTATCCTCTAAACCAACAGCGTTTTTTAAAAAGAGGAAAACCAACAACAGAGTTATTTTCAATATATTTTTTTGCATTTACCACTCCCATGTCAAGATTTCTATCTTGTTGCTTTATGGTAATCAAAAATACCAAATACCGCCATAAGAATGGTTTAAAACATGGGGCTTTGGTTACTTTATTTTATGCTAAAAGTCATTACCTTAAGGGGATAGGGGTATTTTGCGATAATTAAATAGCTTTGATATAATAACTTTTAAAAACCATGAAAGGCTTACTATGCAATCTTTAAGTTTGTTAAACCAATTGGGCGCTAAAATTGATGAATTGATTGAAAAAATCAAAAAACAAGAAGAAGAGTTGAACGCTTTACGCCAAGCAAACACCACGCTGAATGCGCAAAATGAAGAAAAAGACATTCAAATCGCTATTTTATACGATGAATTGAGCGCTAAAGATAAGGGCATTCAAGGTCTTTATGACAAAATCTCTGATTTATTGTCATAAACCATTAAAAACATGCATTCCGAAAACGACAGCTTAGAAATCACTTATTTAGGCAAATGCTATAAAATCTCTCTCAATAACACCTTTAGCGATGAGATGAAACGCACCCTAAAAGAGCGTTTCCATAACCAAGAATTAAACGCCTTAGAGCTTTTAAAGGATTATTTGCATGAAAGTTGTCAAAACGAGTATTTGCACAATGAACTCAAAAAGCTTTTAGAAAAAATCTCATCATGTTCTATCACTTAATCGCTCCTTTAAAAAATAAAACCCCCCCTTTAACTTATTTTTCTAAGGAGCGGCACCAAAAAGGAGCGTTAGTCAATATCCATTTAAGGAATAAAACGCTTTTGGGCGTCGTTCTTGAAGAAGTTTCAAAACCCTCTTTTGAATGCCTAGAACTGGAAAAAACCCCTTATTTTTTACTCCCCTTTCAAATAGAGCTCGCTCTATTTATCGCTCAATATTACTCGGCTAATCTTTCTTCAGTCTTAAGCCTTTTTACCCCTTTTAAAGAATGCGATTTAGTGGGGTTAGAAAAAATTGAGCCTGTTCTTAATATATTAAGCCAAACGCAAACAAACGCTTTAAAAGAATTGCAAAAACATTCAGCAAGCTTGCTCTTTGGCGATACGGGTAGCGGGAAAACCGAGATTTATATGCATTCAATCGCTCAAACTTTAGAGCAAAAAAAAAGCGCTTTACTGTTAGTGCCAGAAATCGCCCTCACCCCTCAAATGCAACAACGCCTTAAAAGGGTTTTTAAAGAAAATTTAGGCTTGTGGCATAGCAAACTCTCTCAAAATCAAAAAAAACAATTTTTAGAAAAGCTTTATTCGCAAGAAATCAAATTAGTGGTAGGCACACGAAGCGCGTTGTTTTTGCCCCTTAAGGAGTTGGGTTTAATCATTGTAGATGAAGAGCATGACTTTTCTTACAAATCCCAGCAAAGCCCCATGTATAACGCTAGGGATTTATGCTTGTATTTATCCCATAAATTCCCTATTCAAGTCATTTTAGGCTCTGCTACGCCAAGTTTGAATAGTTACAAACGCTTTAAAGATAAGGCTTTAGTGCGCTTAAAGGGGCGCTACACCCCCACGCAAAAAAACATTATTTTTGAAAAAACGGAGCGTTTTATCACGCCCAAACTCCTAGAAGTGCTGCAACAAGTGATAGACAAAAACGAGCAAGCCATTATTTTTGTGCCTACAAGGGCTAATTTCAAAACCTTGCTGTGTCAAAGTTGTTACAAAAGCGTTCAATGCCCCTTTTGCAGCGTGAATATGAGCTTGCATTTAAAAACCAACAAACTCATGTGCCATTATTGCCATTTTTCAAGCCCTATCCCTAAAATTTGCAGCACATGCCAAAGCGAAGTTTTAGTGGGTAAAAGGATAGGCACTATGCAAGTGTTGAACGAATTAGAAGGCCTTTTGAAAGGCGCTAAAATAGCGATTTTGGATAAAGATCACACCAGCACGCAAAAAAAACTCTACAATATTTTAAACGATTTCAACGCTCAAAAAACCAATATCTTAATCGGCACGCAGATGATAAGCAAAGGGCATGATTATGCTAAAGTGAGTTTAGCGGTTGTTTTAGGCATAGACAATATCATTAAATCTAATAGTTACAGGGCTTTAGAAGAAGGCGTGTCGTTACTCTATCAAATCGCTGGGAGGAGCGCTAGGCAAATTTCTGGCCAAGTGTTCATTCAAAGCACCGAAACCGATCTGTTGGAAAATTTCTTAGAAGATTATGAAGATTTTTTACAATACGAATTGCAAGAAAGGTGCGAACTCTACCCGCCTTTTTCAAGGCTGTGTTTGTTAGAGTTTAAGCATAAAAACGAAGAAAAAGCCCAACAATTGAGCCTAAAAGCCTCTCAAACCCTTTCTTCGTGTTTAGAAAAGGGCGTAACGCTCTCCAGCTTTAAAGCCCCCATTGAAAAAATCGCCTCTTCTTACCGCTACCTGATTTTATTGCGTTCCAAAGATCCTTTAAGCTTAATCAAAAGCGTGCATGTGCTTTTAAAAACCGCCCCCAATATCCCTTGCAGCGTGAATATGGATCCTGTGGATATTTTTTAAAAACTTAAGTTTTATATATTATTTCAAAAAATTCATGTTTTTCTGGCAACTAACAGCGTGAAATTCACCCATTTAAACAACGCTTCCACATGCTTAAACCCCACGCTTTCTAAAAGAGCGACATTTTCTTTTAAACTATAAGGTACAAGCACATTTTCTAACGCTTCCCTTTTGAAAGCGATTTCATTGTGGCTGTAGCCTTGATTTTGTTTGTAAAGGTAGTATAGCTCTATCATTTGCTTGTCTAATATCCGATCTTCGCTCATGATCTTTTCGCCCACCAATAAAACCCCATTCAACGCAAGGCTGTTATAAACCTTTTTGAGCAATACCTCTCTTTGCATGGGGCGGACAAATTGCAGCACAAAAAGCAATGAAAACGCGCTCGCTTCTTTAAACTCAACCTCTAAAAAATCCATGCATTCAAAACGGGCATTTTTAAAATCTTTTAATTTTTCTTGCGCTTTTTTAAGCATGGGCATGGAATTGTCAATCCCTACAAGCTCAATATCTTGTTGGATTTGTTGGTTAAGCGTGATAAAAAAGTTCCCGGTAGAACAGCCCAAATCATAAATCAAGGGTTTAGGATTGAGATTTTCTTTTAAGTTTTGAGCGATAAAATACGCCCCCAAATCCAACATTTCATGGTAATAGGGGATGGAACGCTCCAACATGTCATCAAAAACATGGGCGACTTTCTCATCAAAACAAAAGCGTTTGTTTAGGGATTGATTAAATAGAGTGTCTTTCATTCAAAAAAGAAGCGTGGTTTAAAAATCTTTAAACCACAATAGCCGTAACGCTTAAGCTTTTTTATGCACCAACTCATTAATGTAGTAATCCACTGAGCCTAAGCCTTCTTTTTTCGCCCACTCATAGCATTGAGAAACAAAATGCCAATTGATATGCCCATAGAATTTTTCCAAATACACAGGGCGTGCGTTTTTATGGTCAATATAATAAGCATGCTCCCACACATCTACCACTAAAAGTGGCACCTTTTTATCCGTAACTGGGGTTTGAGCGTTGCTCGTTTGAATGATTTCAATTTTTTGAGTGTCCAAATTATACGCTGCCCAATTCCAGCCAGAGCCAAACAAAGTGGTCGCGCTCTTAATGAAGTCTTCTTTAAATTTTTCCAATGAGCCGAAATCTTTTTCTAAAGCCCCTTTTAACTCATCGCTTAAGGCAGTCGCTTTGGGGCTTAGGCAATCCCAATAAAAATCGTGGTTGTAAATTTGAGCGGCGTTATTGAACACGCCTCCGCTAGACTTCGTCAAAATATCAAACAAAGAACTTTTCTCAAAATCGGTGCCTTTGATGAGGTTGTTCAAATTATTCACATAAGTTTGATGGTGTTTCCCATGGTGGAAATCAAACGCTACAGGGCTTAAAAAATCTCCCATGCTGTCTTTAGCAAAAGGCAACTCTCGTAATGTAAACATGTTTTCTCCTTGTGATTAGATAGCCGTATTGTAATCATTTTTTAATACTTTTTGGTAAATCTTTTCTTAAAAATTGATCGTTATGCAAATTTTGTAGATTTTAAGGGGTTTTTTAAAATTAAAACGACTTTTTAAACAAATTCTTTTTAAATTTTTTAAAAGTTAACCTTAATGGACTATTATCCTAACGCAATATAGCAATTCATTAGAAAGGATTTAACAATGCAAAAAATTACTTTTAAAGAAGAAACATACCAATTGGGAGGGAAAGCCTTAAAAGTGGGCGATAAAGCTCCTGATGTGAAATTGGTAAATGGCGATTTGCAAGAAGTCAGTTTATTGAAGCAGGGCGTGCGTTTTCAAGTCATTAGTGCACTCCCTAGCTTAACCGGATCGGTTTGTTTGCTCCAAGCCAAACGCTTCAACGAGCAAGCCGGCAAACTGCTTTCTGTGAGTTTTAGCGTTATTTCTATGGACTTACCTTTTTCTCAAGGACAAATTTGTGGTGCTGAAGGCATTAAGGACTTGAGAATTTTAAGCGATTTTAGGTATAAGGCTTTTGGGGAAAATTACGGCGTGCTGTTAGGCAAAGGCTCTTTGCAAGGCTTACTCGCTCGATCGGTGTTTGTTCTTGATGATAAGGGAGTGGTTATCTATAAAGAAATCGTTCAAAACATTTTAGAAGAGCCTAATTATGAAGCGCTTTTAAAAGTGTTGGAATAGGAAATTCTTAAAAGGAGGGAGCTACAATCTAGCGAGTCTCAATGCAAAAGCCCCACTTATTAAAAAGCGTTGGCAACAAAGACTAAAAAATAAGAAGTTCTTTTTAATCCGTTTAAAAAAGTTTCACGCTATTTTTAAAAGAAAAGATTAAAAAAGACTCTATTTTCAATCAAACATTATCGCTTGATTTTAATCAAGCTTTTAATGGAATAAATCTTTCACAAAACCCATAAGGGTTTGATAGAAAAAGGTTTTTAGAAGTCTTTTTTTAAGATTTCTTCCACTCTTAAAATGGTTACGAGTCTGTCGTTTTGTTTCCCAATGCCATAAGTTAGATTATTGTTATCGCTCAAAGTTTCTGGAACCGGATCAATATCCGTTTGTTTGATGCGAATGGCTTCAGTTAAGCGATCAATGAAAAACCCAGCAATCTGATCGTTATGGCGCACCACCAAATAACGAGTGTCTTTATTTTGCTTTTCAGCTTTCAAGCCAAATTTTAAACGCAAACTGATCAACGGAAAGACATTACCCCTTAAATTGAACACGCCAAGCACATAGTTTGGGGTTTCAGGGACTCGCGTGTAACCAATGGGTTTGACGATCTCTAAAATATTCAAAATAGGAATGGCGTATTCTTCATCGCCAATAATAAAACCGATGAATTGCAAAATTTCTTCATTGTCTTCTTGTTTAGAGCCTGCACTAGCTTCTTTTTGTCTTTCAAATAAATCTTTTAATTGGTTGCTCACGATTGGTCTCCTTCTAATTTAATGCTGCGCTTCACCACGGTGGTTAAATATTCACCGCTATAAGGTTTGGTGATGTATTCAGTCATGCCGGATTCAACGCCGCGCATTCTATCGGTTTTAGTCACCCGACTGGTTACTGCAATCAAAGGCAGGTTTTTGAATTTATTGTATTTACGCACTTCAGAAGCGAAAGTGTAGCCGTCCATTTTAGGCATTTCAATATCCACTAAAATAGCGTCCGGAATCTTATCGCCATTTTTAAGCATTTCTAAGCCTTCTAACCCGTTAGTGGCTTCTAAAAGCGTGATGCCTAATGGTTTTAAACATTTGCGGATAATCGCTCTATCCGTGCTGCTGTCATCAATCGCTAAGACAATATAATCGCTAGGAGAATTTTTGCTCTTGGTGTTTTCGGATTCATTCATCAAGGTAGTGATATTGACCTTGATGCTTTTTGCCATATCCATCATCGCTCCCACATCTACAATAAGAGTGATTTTCCCATCGCCTCTCACCGTAGCGCCAGCAATGCCTCTAGTGTTTTTAAGGTAGTAACCTAAAGACTTGATGACCACTTCTTCTTGACCGATTAAATAATCCACGATCACGCCAATTTTTTGATCGGCCAAGCCAATGATGACCACATACACATCTGAGTTGGATTCCAAAATGGCATCCACTTTAAAAATATCAGAAAGGCGCACCAAAGAAAGCACCTCATCTCTCAAACGCAACACGCTTTTGCCATCAACGGTGTAAATTTCGTCCTGGCTGATGCGCACGGTTTCTAATACTGAAGAAAGCGGGATAGCGTAATATTCTTCTTGAACGCCCACGAGTAAAGCTTGAATGATAGCTAGAGTGAGAGGGATTTTAAGCTTTTGAGTCGTGCCTACCCCCACTTCTGAATCAATTTCAATGATCCCATTGAGCTTTTCAATATTGGTTTTCACCACATCCATGCCAACGCCTCTGCCTGAAACATTGGAAACGACTTTTGCGGTAGAAAAGCCTGGCTTGAAAATGAGGTTAAACGCTTCCCTATCGCTCATGCCTTCAGCGTCTCTTTCGCTAATCACCCCTTTTTCAATCGCTTTTTCTTTAAGCA
It encodes:
- a CDS encoding peptide chain release factor N(5)-glutamine methyltransferase, whose translation is MTLSQALNKAKKGLSQKGFRGGLESEILLGFVLQKERVFLHTHAYLELNHEEEVCFFELVEKRLNDCPIEYLLESCDFYGRSFFVNEHVLIPRPETEILVKKALDIISQYHLKEIGEIGVGSACVSVSLALENPKISIHASDVSLKALEVASKNIERFCLKERVFLKKTHLWDRMPTIQMLVSNPPYIASGYPLEKSVLKEPHKALFGGVKGDEILKEIIFLAAGLKIPFLACEMGYDQLKSLKECLEFCGYDAKFYKDLSGFDRGFVGVLKSFLR
- the ccsA gene encoding cytochrome c biogenesis protein CcsA, with the translated sequence MKSLKSLIYFLFASFWVAIPLIALYALACAIATFIENDYGTSASKAIVYNTPWFNFLHAYLLVVLIGTFIKSKALGRKRYASLFFHSSLILIILGAAITRFFGVEGLMHVRENSTQSSFESADTYLNITLNDTTKLSLKTPLTFYHSKRLRPIHATLNHKPLILEPLEIYKQNAIKKDDATILVLKATYNGVSRKFNLIKTNRNEGIEESEVFKDDKLSLSFGSAYIELPFQIKLKRFELERYAGSMSPSSYASEVEVLKLDNTLIKPYRIFMNHVLDYEGYRFFQSSYDTDEKGTILSVNKDPGKIPTYLGYAMLILGALWLLLDKNGRFLKLSRFLKSQQVASFLIALILISPFTSSFANEAPIDMHGGKSAQIERQSVENPANKEDSKSAILERLKRLREYSKDHLKAFQRLQVQDFDGRIKPLDTISIEYIHKILKKDDFQGLNAMQALLGIMFFPNDWRSIKMIYTSSKALRKLIGTPLDESRIAFRDAFDSRGYKLKNLVEEVNQKSPNERNELDKDVLKVDERINLVYTLFSAQFLRIFPSDKTTAWLSPIEAINSSNKEISSVATGFLKNIFSGFDDALKTNQWDKVEKTLKDLSIYQQEHAKNLYLPSSKVDSEIFLNHTNFFNSLTLPYILLGLLLFIVVISSLVKNTIPNIWLTKTLYMAILLCAIAHSMGLVLRWYVSGHSPWSNAYESMLYIAWASVIAGFVLRSKLALSASSFLAGIALFVAHLGFMDPQIGHLVPVLKSYWLNIHVSIITASYGFLGLCFVLGILSLVLFILRKQGRFNLDKTILSISAINEMSMILGLFMLTAGNFLGGVWANESWGRYWGWDPKETWALISICVYALILHLRFLGSQNWPFILASSSVLGFYSVLMTYFGVNYYLSGLHSYAAGDPLPIPTFLYFLVAIPFALVILAYFKRHLSLPKLV
- the gdhA gene encoding NADP-specific glutamate dehydrogenase; translation: MYIEKILQSLQKKYPYQKEFHQAVYEAITSLKPLLDSDKSYEKHAILERLIEPEREIFFRVCWLDDNHQIQVNRGCRVEFNSAIGPYKGGLRFHPSVNESVIKFLGFEQVLKNSLTTLAMGGAKGGSDFDPKGKSEHEIMRFCQAFMNELYRHIGATTDVPAGDIGVGEREIGYLFGQYKKLVNRFEGVLTGKGLTYGGSLCRKEATGYGCVYFAEEMLQERNSSLEGKVCSVSGSGNVSIYTIEKLLQIGAKPVTASDSNGMIYDKDGIDLELLKEVKEVRRGRIKEYALEKPSAKYTPIENYPKGGNAIWHVPCFAAFPSATENELSVLDAKTLLSNGCKCVAEGANMPSSNEAIELFLQAKISYGIGKAANAGGVSVSGLEMAQNASMHPWSFEVVDAKLHHIMKEIYKNVSQTAKEFKDPTNFVLGANIAGFRKVASAMIAQGV
- a CDS encoding M48 family metallopeptidase → MLDIWIDMIICIFYLLFFTTPYIVGDILQLKFIRQKLCEKPVLLPQKDYEEAGNYAIRKMQLSIISQILDGIIFAGWVFFGLTHLEDLTHYLNLSETLGYLVFALLFLAIQSVLSLPISYYTTMHLDKEFGFSKVSLSLFFKDFFKGLLLTLSVGLLLIYTLIMIIEHVEHWEISSFFVVFVFMILANLFYPKIAQLFNQFTPLNNRDLESQIEGMMDKVGFKSEGIFVMDASKRDGRLNAYFGGLGKNKRVVLFDTLISKVGTEGLLAILGHELGHFKNKDLLKSLGIMGGLLALVFALIAHLPPIVFEGFNVSQTPASLIAILLLFLPVFSFYAMPLIGFFSRKNEYNADKFGASLSSKEVLAKALVSIVSENKAFPYSHPFYVFLHFTHPPLLERLKALDYEIE